In one window of Erinaceus europaeus chromosome 17, mEriEur2.1, whole genome shotgun sequence DNA:
- the MAPK8IP1 gene encoding C-Jun-amino-terminal kinase-interacting protein 1 isoform X3 yields the protein MAERESGGLGGGAASPTAASPFLGLHIASPPNFRLTHDISLEEFEDEDLSEITDECGISLHCKDALSLRPPRAGLLLSGGGGGAGSRLQAEMLQMDLIDAAGDTPGAEDDEEDEEERAARRPGAGPPEAEPRQEPAPRGQSQGQGQGGGDTYRPKRPTTLNLFPQVPRSQQDTLNNNSLGKKHSWQDRVSRSSSPLKTGEQTPPHEHICLSDELPPQSNPAPTKDRGTSTDSPCRHSTATQMAPPTGPPAAPPGGRGHAHRDRIHYQADVRLEATEEIYLTPVQRPPDPVEPASTFLPPAESRMSISSDPDPGAYPSAAGRPHPSISEEDEGFDCLSSPERPEPPEPPGGGWRGSLGEPPPRASLSSDTSALSYDSVKYTLVVDEHAQLELVSLRPCFGDYSDESDSATVYDNCASASSPYESAIGEEYEEAPRPRPPACLSEDSTPDEPDVHFSKKFLNVFMSGRSRSSSAESFGLFSCVINGEEQEQTHRAIFRFVPRHEDELELEVDDPLLVELQAEDYWYEAYNMRTGARGIFPAYYAIEVTKEPEHVAVLSKNSDWVDQFRVKFLGSVQVPYHKGNDVLCAAMQKIATTRRLTVHFNPPSSCVLEISVRGVKIGVKADDSQEAKGNKCSHFFLLKNISFCGYHPKNNKYFGFITKHPADHRFACHVFVSEESTKVLAESVGKAFQQFYKQFVEYTCPTEDIYLE from the exons GCTCACCCATGACATCAGCCTAGAGGAGTTTGAGGATGAAGACCTCTCAGAGATCACAGATGAGTGTGGCATCAGCCTGCACTGCAAGGATGCCCTGTCTCTGCGG CCCCCGCGCGCAGGGCTGCTGCTGTCTGGGGGAGGCGGCGGCGCGGGCAGCCGGCTGCAGGCCGAGATGCTGCAGATGGACCTGATCGACGCGGCGGGGGACACTCCCGGCGCCGAGGACgacgaggaggacgaggaggagcgCGCGGCGCGGCGGCCGGGGGCCGGGCCACCCGAGGCCGAGCCCCGCCAGGAGCCGGCGCCCCGCGGCCAGAGCCAGGGCCAAGGCCAGGGCGGCGGGGACACGTACCGGCCCAAGAGACCCACCACGCTCAACCTCTTCCCGCAGGTGCCGCGGTCTCAG CAGGACACACTGAATAATAATTCTCTGGGCAAGAAGCACAGTTGGCAGGACCGGGTGTCTCGCTCATCCTCACCCCTGAAGACTG GGGAGCAGACACCTCCACACGAGCACATCTGCCTGAGCGATGAGCTGCCCCCCCAGAGCAACCCCGCCCCCACCAAGGACCGAGGCACCTCCACCGACAGCCCGTGTCGCCACAGCACCGCCACCCAGATGGCGCCTCCCACTGGGCCCCCCGCTGCTCCACCCGGTGGCCGTGGCCATGCTCACCGAGACCGCATCCACTACCAGGCTGACGTGCGGCTCGAGGCCACCGAGGAGATCTACCTGACGCCCGTGCAGCGGCCCCCAGACCCCGTGGAGCCCGCCTCCACCTTCCTGCCACCCGCTGAGAGCCGGATGTCCATCAGCTCCGACCCAGACCCCGGCGCCTACCCCTCGGCTGCAGGccgcccccacccctccatcagCGAAGAGGACGAGGGCTTTGACTGTTTGTCGTCCCCAGAGCGGCCTGAGCCACCGGAGCCTCCGGGCGGAGGGTGGCGGGGGAGCCTCGGGGAGCCGCCACCCCGGGCCTCACTGAGCTCAGACACCAGCGCCCTGTCCTACGACTCGGTCAAGTACACGCTGGTGGTGGACGAGCACGCacagctggagctggtgagcctgcggccctgcttcggTGACTACAGTGACGAGAGCGACTCGGCCACCGTCTATGACAACTGCGCCTCCGCCTCCTCGCCCTACGAGTCCGCCATCGGGGAGGAGTACGAGGAGGCCCCCCGACCTCGGCCCCCTGCCTGCCTGTCCGAGGATTCCACGCCTGACGAGCCCGACGTCCACTTCTCCAAGAAGTTCCTCAATGTCTTCATGAGCGGCCGCTCCCGCTCCTCCA GTGCAGAGTCCTTTGGGCTTTTCTCCTGTGTTATCAAcggggaggagcaggagcagaccCACCGGGCCATATTCAG GTTTGTGCCTCGGCACGAAGACGAGCTGGAGCTGGAGGTGGATGACCCTCTGTTGGTGGAGCTGCAGGCGGAAGACTACTGGTACGAGGCCTACAACATGCGCACCGGGGCCCGGGGCATCTTCCCCGCCTACTATGCCATCGAGGTCACCAAGGAGCCCGAGCACGTGGCAG TCCTCAGCAAGAACAGCGACTGGGTGGACCAGTTCCGGGTGAAGTTCCTGGGCTCAGTCCAGGTCCCCTATCACAAGGGCAACGACGTCCTGTGTGCCGCTATGCAAAAG ATCGCCACCACCCGCCGGCTCACCGTGCACTTTAACCCACCCTCCAGCTGCGTCCTGGAGATCAGCGTGCGGGGCGTGAAGATAGGTGTCAAGGCTGACGACTCCCAGGAGGCCAAG GGTAATAAATGTAGCCACTTTTTCCTGTTGAAGAACATCTCTTTCTGTGGATACCATCCAAAGAACAACAA ATACTTTGGGTTCATCACCAAGCACCCTGCCGACCACCGTTTTGCCTGCCACGTCTTTGTGTCTGAAGAATCCACCAAAGTCCTGGCGGAGTCCGTGGG GAAAGCATTCCAGCAGTTCTACAAACAGTTTGTGGAGTACACCTGCCCCACAGAGGACATCTACCTGGAGTAG
- the MAPK8IP1 gene encoding C-Jun-amino-terminal kinase-interacting protein 1 isoform X4, with product MAERESGGLGGGAASPTAASPFLGLHIASPPNFRLTHDISLEEFEDEDLSEITDECGISLHCKDALSLRPPRAGLLLSGGGGGAGSRLQAEMLQMDLIDAAGDTPGAEDDEEDEEERAARRPGAGPPEAEPRQEPAPRGQSQGQGQGGGDTYRPKRPTTLNLFPQVPRSQDTLNNNSLGKKHSWQDRVSRSSSPLKTGEQTPPHEHICLSDELPPQSNPAPTKDRGTSTDSPCRHSTATQMAPPTGPPAAPPGGRGHAHRDRIHYQADVRLEATEEIYLTPVQRPPDPVEPASTFLPPAESRMSISSDPDPGAYPSAAGRPHPSISEEDEGFDCLSSPERPEPPEPPGGGWRGSLGEPPPRASLSSDTSALSYDSVKYTLVVDEHAQLELVSLRPCFGDYSDESDSATVYDNCASASSPYESAIGEEYEEAPRPRPPACLSEDSTPDEPDVHFSKKFLNVFMSGRSRSSSAESFGLFSCVINGEEQEQTHRAIFRFVPRHEDELELEVDDPLLVELQAEDYWYEAYNMRTGARGIFPAYYAIEVTKEPEHVAVLSKNSDWVDQFRVKFLGSVQVPYHKGNDVLCAAMQKIATTRRLTVHFNPPSSCVLEISVRGVKIGVKADDSQEAKGNKCSHFFLLKNISFCGYHPKNNKYFGFITKHPADHRFACHVFVSEESTKVLAESVGKAFQQFYKQFVEYTCPTEDIYLE from the exons GCTCACCCATGACATCAGCCTAGAGGAGTTTGAGGATGAAGACCTCTCAGAGATCACAGATGAGTGTGGCATCAGCCTGCACTGCAAGGATGCCCTGTCTCTGCGG CCCCCGCGCGCAGGGCTGCTGCTGTCTGGGGGAGGCGGCGGCGCGGGCAGCCGGCTGCAGGCCGAGATGCTGCAGATGGACCTGATCGACGCGGCGGGGGACACTCCCGGCGCCGAGGACgacgaggaggacgaggaggagcgCGCGGCGCGGCGGCCGGGGGCCGGGCCACCCGAGGCCGAGCCCCGCCAGGAGCCGGCGCCCCGCGGCCAGAGCCAGGGCCAAGGCCAGGGCGGCGGGGACACGTACCGGCCCAAGAGACCCACCACGCTCAACCTCTTCCCGCAGGTGCCGCGGTCTCAG GACACACTGAATAATAATTCTCTGGGCAAGAAGCACAGTTGGCAGGACCGGGTGTCTCGCTCATCCTCACCCCTGAAGACTG GGGAGCAGACACCTCCACACGAGCACATCTGCCTGAGCGATGAGCTGCCCCCCCAGAGCAACCCCGCCCCCACCAAGGACCGAGGCACCTCCACCGACAGCCCGTGTCGCCACAGCACCGCCACCCAGATGGCGCCTCCCACTGGGCCCCCCGCTGCTCCACCCGGTGGCCGTGGCCATGCTCACCGAGACCGCATCCACTACCAGGCTGACGTGCGGCTCGAGGCCACCGAGGAGATCTACCTGACGCCCGTGCAGCGGCCCCCAGACCCCGTGGAGCCCGCCTCCACCTTCCTGCCACCCGCTGAGAGCCGGATGTCCATCAGCTCCGACCCAGACCCCGGCGCCTACCCCTCGGCTGCAGGccgcccccacccctccatcagCGAAGAGGACGAGGGCTTTGACTGTTTGTCGTCCCCAGAGCGGCCTGAGCCACCGGAGCCTCCGGGCGGAGGGTGGCGGGGGAGCCTCGGGGAGCCGCCACCCCGGGCCTCACTGAGCTCAGACACCAGCGCCCTGTCCTACGACTCGGTCAAGTACACGCTGGTGGTGGACGAGCACGCacagctggagctggtgagcctgcggccctgcttcggTGACTACAGTGACGAGAGCGACTCGGCCACCGTCTATGACAACTGCGCCTCCGCCTCCTCGCCCTACGAGTCCGCCATCGGGGAGGAGTACGAGGAGGCCCCCCGACCTCGGCCCCCTGCCTGCCTGTCCGAGGATTCCACGCCTGACGAGCCCGACGTCCACTTCTCCAAGAAGTTCCTCAATGTCTTCATGAGCGGCCGCTCCCGCTCCTCCA GTGCAGAGTCCTTTGGGCTTTTCTCCTGTGTTATCAAcggggaggagcaggagcagaccCACCGGGCCATATTCAG GTTTGTGCCTCGGCACGAAGACGAGCTGGAGCTGGAGGTGGATGACCCTCTGTTGGTGGAGCTGCAGGCGGAAGACTACTGGTACGAGGCCTACAACATGCGCACCGGGGCCCGGGGCATCTTCCCCGCCTACTATGCCATCGAGGTCACCAAGGAGCCCGAGCACGTGGCAG TCCTCAGCAAGAACAGCGACTGGGTGGACCAGTTCCGGGTGAAGTTCCTGGGCTCAGTCCAGGTCCCCTATCACAAGGGCAACGACGTCCTGTGTGCCGCTATGCAAAAG ATCGCCACCACCCGCCGGCTCACCGTGCACTTTAACCCACCCTCCAGCTGCGTCCTGGAGATCAGCGTGCGGGGCGTGAAGATAGGTGTCAAGGCTGACGACTCCCAGGAGGCCAAG GGTAATAAATGTAGCCACTTTTTCCTGTTGAAGAACATCTCTTTCTGTGGATACCATCCAAAGAACAACAA ATACTTTGGGTTCATCACCAAGCACCCTGCCGACCACCGTTTTGCCTGCCACGTCTTTGTGTCTGAAGAATCCACCAAAGTCCTGGCGGAGTCCGTGGG GAAAGCATTCCAGCAGTTCTACAAACAGTTTGTGGAGTACACCTGCCCCACAGAGGACATCTACCTGGAGTAG
- the MAPK8IP1 gene encoding C-Jun-amino-terminal kinase-interacting protein 1 isoform X1, with amino-acid sequence MQLVLKMDSSPDNDSWLEDQWERWLTHDISLEEFEDEDLSEITDECGISLHCKDALSLRPPRAGLLLSGGGGGAGSRLQAEMLQMDLIDAAGDTPGAEDDEEDEEERAARRPGAGPPEAEPRQEPAPRGQSQGQGQGGGDTYRPKRPTTLNLFPQVPRSQQDTLNNNSLGKKHSWQDRVSRSSSPLKTGEQTPPHEHICLSDELPPQSNPAPTKDRGTSTDSPCRHSTATQMAPPTGPPAAPPGGRGHAHRDRIHYQADVRLEATEEIYLTPVQRPPDPVEPASTFLPPAESRMSISSDPDPGAYPSAAGRPHPSISEEDEGFDCLSSPERPEPPEPPGGGWRGSLGEPPPRASLSSDTSALSYDSVKYTLVVDEHAQLELVSLRPCFGDYSDESDSATVYDNCASASSPYESAIGEEYEEAPRPRPPACLSEDSTPDEPDVHFSKKFLNVFMSGRSRSSSAESFGLFSCVINGEEQEQTHRAIFRFVPRHEDELELEVDDPLLVELQAEDYWYEAYNMRTGARGIFPAYYAIEVTKEPEHVAVLSKNSDWVDQFRVKFLGSVQVPYHKGNDVLCAAMQKIATTRRLTVHFNPPSSCVLEISVRGVKIGVKADDSQEAKGNKCSHFFLLKNISFCGYHPKNNKYFGFITKHPADHRFACHVFVSEESTKVLAESVGKAFQQFYKQFVEYTCPTEDIYLE; translated from the exons ATGCAGCTGGTACTGAAGATGGATTCAAGCCCAGACAATGACAGCTGGTTGGAGGACCAGTGGGAGCGCTg GCTCACCCATGACATCAGCCTAGAGGAGTTTGAGGATGAAGACCTCTCAGAGATCACAGATGAGTGTGGCATCAGCCTGCACTGCAAGGATGCCCTGTCTCTGCGG CCCCCGCGCGCAGGGCTGCTGCTGTCTGGGGGAGGCGGCGGCGCGGGCAGCCGGCTGCAGGCCGAGATGCTGCAGATGGACCTGATCGACGCGGCGGGGGACACTCCCGGCGCCGAGGACgacgaggaggacgaggaggagcgCGCGGCGCGGCGGCCGGGGGCCGGGCCACCCGAGGCCGAGCCCCGCCAGGAGCCGGCGCCCCGCGGCCAGAGCCAGGGCCAAGGCCAGGGCGGCGGGGACACGTACCGGCCCAAGAGACCCACCACGCTCAACCTCTTCCCGCAGGTGCCGCGGTCTCAG CAGGACACACTGAATAATAATTCTCTGGGCAAGAAGCACAGTTGGCAGGACCGGGTGTCTCGCTCATCCTCACCCCTGAAGACTG GGGAGCAGACACCTCCACACGAGCACATCTGCCTGAGCGATGAGCTGCCCCCCCAGAGCAACCCCGCCCCCACCAAGGACCGAGGCACCTCCACCGACAGCCCGTGTCGCCACAGCACCGCCACCCAGATGGCGCCTCCCACTGGGCCCCCCGCTGCTCCACCCGGTGGCCGTGGCCATGCTCACCGAGACCGCATCCACTACCAGGCTGACGTGCGGCTCGAGGCCACCGAGGAGATCTACCTGACGCCCGTGCAGCGGCCCCCAGACCCCGTGGAGCCCGCCTCCACCTTCCTGCCACCCGCTGAGAGCCGGATGTCCATCAGCTCCGACCCAGACCCCGGCGCCTACCCCTCGGCTGCAGGccgcccccacccctccatcagCGAAGAGGACGAGGGCTTTGACTGTTTGTCGTCCCCAGAGCGGCCTGAGCCACCGGAGCCTCCGGGCGGAGGGTGGCGGGGGAGCCTCGGGGAGCCGCCACCCCGGGCCTCACTGAGCTCAGACACCAGCGCCCTGTCCTACGACTCGGTCAAGTACACGCTGGTGGTGGACGAGCACGCacagctggagctggtgagcctgcggccctgcttcggTGACTACAGTGACGAGAGCGACTCGGCCACCGTCTATGACAACTGCGCCTCCGCCTCCTCGCCCTACGAGTCCGCCATCGGGGAGGAGTACGAGGAGGCCCCCCGACCTCGGCCCCCTGCCTGCCTGTCCGAGGATTCCACGCCTGACGAGCCCGACGTCCACTTCTCCAAGAAGTTCCTCAATGTCTTCATGAGCGGCCGCTCCCGCTCCTCCA GTGCAGAGTCCTTTGGGCTTTTCTCCTGTGTTATCAAcggggaggagcaggagcagaccCACCGGGCCATATTCAG GTTTGTGCCTCGGCACGAAGACGAGCTGGAGCTGGAGGTGGATGACCCTCTGTTGGTGGAGCTGCAGGCGGAAGACTACTGGTACGAGGCCTACAACATGCGCACCGGGGCCCGGGGCATCTTCCCCGCCTACTATGCCATCGAGGTCACCAAGGAGCCCGAGCACGTGGCAG TCCTCAGCAAGAACAGCGACTGGGTGGACCAGTTCCGGGTGAAGTTCCTGGGCTCAGTCCAGGTCCCCTATCACAAGGGCAACGACGTCCTGTGTGCCGCTATGCAAAAG ATCGCCACCACCCGCCGGCTCACCGTGCACTTTAACCCACCCTCCAGCTGCGTCCTGGAGATCAGCGTGCGGGGCGTGAAGATAGGTGTCAAGGCTGACGACTCCCAGGAGGCCAAG GGTAATAAATGTAGCCACTTTTTCCTGTTGAAGAACATCTCTTTCTGTGGATACCATCCAAAGAACAACAA ATACTTTGGGTTCATCACCAAGCACCCTGCCGACCACCGTTTTGCCTGCCACGTCTTTGTGTCTGAAGAATCCACCAAAGTCCTGGCGGAGTCCGTGGG GAAAGCATTCCAGCAGTTCTACAAACAGTTTGTGGAGTACACCTGCCCCACAGAGGACATCTACCTGGAGTAG
- the MAPK8IP1 gene encoding C-Jun-amino-terminal kinase-interacting protein 1 isoform X2 — MQLVLKMDSSPDNDSWLEDQWERWLTHDISLEEFEDEDLSEITDECGISLHCKDALSLRPPRAGLLLSGGGGGAGSRLQAEMLQMDLIDAAGDTPGAEDDEEDEEERAARRPGAGPPEAEPRQEPAPRGQSQGQGQGGGDTYRPKRPTTLNLFPQVPRSQDTLNNNSLGKKHSWQDRVSRSSSPLKTGEQTPPHEHICLSDELPPQSNPAPTKDRGTSTDSPCRHSTATQMAPPTGPPAAPPGGRGHAHRDRIHYQADVRLEATEEIYLTPVQRPPDPVEPASTFLPPAESRMSISSDPDPGAYPSAAGRPHPSISEEDEGFDCLSSPERPEPPEPPGGGWRGSLGEPPPRASLSSDTSALSYDSVKYTLVVDEHAQLELVSLRPCFGDYSDESDSATVYDNCASASSPYESAIGEEYEEAPRPRPPACLSEDSTPDEPDVHFSKKFLNVFMSGRSRSSSAESFGLFSCVINGEEQEQTHRAIFRFVPRHEDELELEVDDPLLVELQAEDYWYEAYNMRTGARGIFPAYYAIEVTKEPEHVAVLSKNSDWVDQFRVKFLGSVQVPYHKGNDVLCAAMQKIATTRRLTVHFNPPSSCVLEISVRGVKIGVKADDSQEAKGNKCSHFFLLKNISFCGYHPKNNKYFGFITKHPADHRFACHVFVSEESTKVLAESVGKAFQQFYKQFVEYTCPTEDIYLE, encoded by the exons ATGCAGCTGGTACTGAAGATGGATTCAAGCCCAGACAATGACAGCTGGTTGGAGGACCAGTGGGAGCGCTg GCTCACCCATGACATCAGCCTAGAGGAGTTTGAGGATGAAGACCTCTCAGAGATCACAGATGAGTGTGGCATCAGCCTGCACTGCAAGGATGCCCTGTCTCTGCGG CCCCCGCGCGCAGGGCTGCTGCTGTCTGGGGGAGGCGGCGGCGCGGGCAGCCGGCTGCAGGCCGAGATGCTGCAGATGGACCTGATCGACGCGGCGGGGGACACTCCCGGCGCCGAGGACgacgaggaggacgaggaggagcgCGCGGCGCGGCGGCCGGGGGCCGGGCCACCCGAGGCCGAGCCCCGCCAGGAGCCGGCGCCCCGCGGCCAGAGCCAGGGCCAAGGCCAGGGCGGCGGGGACACGTACCGGCCCAAGAGACCCACCACGCTCAACCTCTTCCCGCAGGTGCCGCGGTCTCAG GACACACTGAATAATAATTCTCTGGGCAAGAAGCACAGTTGGCAGGACCGGGTGTCTCGCTCATCCTCACCCCTGAAGACTG GGGAGCAGACACCTCCACACGAGCACATCTGCCTGAGCGATGAGCTGCCCCCCCAGAGCAACCCCGCCCCCACCAAGGACCGAGGCACCTCCACCGACAGCCCGTGTCGCCACAGCACCGCCACCCAGATGGCGCCTCCCACTGGGCCCCCCGCTGCTCCACCCGGTGGCCGTGGCCATGCTCACCGAGACCGCATCCACTACCAGGCTGACGTGCGGCTCGAGGCCACCGAGGAGATCTACCTGACGCCCGTGCAGCGGCCCCCAGACCCCGTGGAGCCCGCCTCCACCTTCCTGCCACCCGCTGAGAGCCGGATGTCCATCAGCTCCGACCCAGACCCCGGCGCCTACCCCTCGGCTGCAGGccgcccccacccctccatcagCGAAGAGGACGAGGGCTTTGACTGTTTGTCGTCCCCAGAGCGGCCTGAGCCACCGGAGCCTCCGGGCGGAGGGTGGCGGGGGAGCCTCGGGGAGCCGCCACCCCGGGCCTCACTGAGCTCAGACACCAGCGCCCTGTCCTACGACTCGGTCAAGTACACGCTGGTGGTGGACGAGCACGCacagctggagctggtgagcctgcggccctgcttcggTGACTACAGTGACGAGAGCGACTCGGCCACCGTCTATGACAACTGCGCCTCCGCCTCCTCGCCCTACGAGTCCGCCATCGGGGAGGAGTACGAGGAGGCCCCCCGACCTCGGCCCCCTGCCTGCCTGTCCGAGGATTCCACGCCTGACGAGCCCGACGTCCACTTCTCCAAGAAGTTCCTCAATGTCTTCATGAGCGGCCGCTCCCGCTCCTCCA GTGCAGAGTCCTTTGGGCTTTTCTCCTGTGTTATCAAcggggaggagcaggagcagaccCACCGGGCCATATTCAG GTTTGTGCCTCGGCACGAAGACGAGCTGGAGCTGGAGGTGGATGACCCTCTGTTGGTGGAGCTGCAGGCGGAAGACTACTGGTACGAGGCCTACAACATGCGCACCGGGGCCCGGGGCATCTTCCCCGCCTACTATGCCATCGAGGTCACCAAGGAGCCCGAGCACGTGGCAG TCCTCAGCAAGAACAGCGACTGGGTGGACCAGTTCCGGGTGAAGTTCCTGGGCTCAGTCCAGGTCCCCTATCACAAGGGCAACGACGTCCTGTGTGCCGCTATGCAAAAG ATCGCCACCACCCGCCGGCTCACCGTGCACTTTAACCCACCCTCCAGCTGCGTCCTGGAGATCAGCGTGCGGGGCGTGAAGATAGGTGTCAAGGCTGACGACTCCCAGGAGGCCAAG GGTAATAAATGTAGCCACTTTTTCCTGTTGAAGAACATCTCTTTCTGTGGATACCATCCAAAGAACAACAA ATACTTTGGGTTCATCACCAAGCACCCTGCCGACCACCGTTTTGCCTGCCACGTCTTTGTGTCTGAAGAATCCACCAAAGTCCTGGCGGAGTCCGTGGG GAAAGCATTCCAGCAGTTCTACAAACAGTTTGTGGAGTACACCTGCCCCACAGAGGACATCTACCTGGAGTAG